From the Lathyrus oleraceus cultivar Zhongwan6 chromosome 4, CAAS_Psat_ZW6_1.0, whole genome shotgun sequence genome, one window contains:
- the LOC127136792 gene encoding uncharacterized protein LOC127136792: MARKKNKFSGKRYGFKGSSSGSKDQDDCYNCRKPGHFIVECPDFQKDKGIKESFQKNNFKNKFKKSLMETWEELDNEGEGEKAILTLMASTFSDSKSEVGSDSESEALQNFIVSGFERTKLASMIYGVSKSKGEGIGFYQKPYNPRTDVLIKPSDPSSSSTSQKGLNAYYMSTAEMGRLVDALKSFPDDEDL; the protein is encoded by the exons ATGGCCAGAAAGAAGAACAAATTCTCTGGTAAGAGATATGGCTTCAAAGGGTCAAGTTCTGGGAGTAAAGATCAGGATGACTGTTACAACTGCAGAAAACCTGGTCATTTCATTGTTGAATGCCCTGATTTTCAAAAAGATAAAGGCATAAAGGAAAGCTTCCAGAAGAATAACTTCAAAAATAAGTTCAAGAAAAGTCTCATGGAAACATGGGAAGAACTTGACAATGAAGGAGAAGGTGAAAAGGCCATTCTTACTTTGATGGCTTCAACCTTTTCAGACTCAAAATCTGAAGTTGGTTCTGACTCAGAGTCAGAAG CTCTTCAAAATTTCATTGTATCTGGGTTTGAAAGAACCAAACTTGCTTCCATGATCTATGGAGTGAGTAAGAGCAAAGGAGAAGGTATTGGATTTTATCAAAAACCTTATAATCCAAGGACTGATGTTTTAATAAAACCATCGGACCCTTCTTCTTCAAGCACTTCTCAAAAAGGGTTGAATGCTTACTATATGTCTACTGCTGAAATG GGTCGTCTAGTTGATGCCCTTAAAAGCTTTCCTGATGATGAAGATCTATAA